In Klebsiella aerogenes, the DNA window CGCTGGAACGTGGTGCAGCAGGTGGTGATGCCGCCGCAGCCCATCGATCCGTGGATGCTGGGGCCGCGTCCCTGGGGTTACGGATACGGCGGCTGGGGGTGGTATAATCCGGGCCCGGCTGAAGTAAGAAATGTCGTAACGGAATGATTTTGTTGTTTTTATAATGGAATAGAAACAGCGGCTAGCCCGCTGTTTCGTGTTTTTTAGTCTCATAAGAAAAATAAATAGTGACGCGCTTCGCAACCTGAAAAACGCCTAATTAATAAACTGGTACGCTGAGTTAATATAATGTTAACAGAATGTTTGTTGATCAGGGGCTGTGATGACGACGAATAACTATTTCAGAGGTGATGCAGTGAAAAAGGTTTGGCTAAACCGTTATCCCGCCGATGTTCCGGCGGAGATAAATCCTGACCGCTATCAATCCCTGGTTGAATTGTTTGAACACGCCACCACGCGCTATGCCGATCAACCGGCATTCATCAACATGGGCGAGGTGATGACCTATCGTAAGCTGGAAGAGCGCAGCCGCGCTTTCGCCGCTTATCTCCAGCAGGGATTAGGGCTGCAGAAGGGCGACCGCGTCGCGCTGATGATGCCTAACCTACTACAATACCCGGTAGCGCTGTTTGGTGTTCTGCGCGCCGGGATGATTGCCGTTAACGTGAATCCGCTGTATACCCCGCGCGAGTTGGAACACCAGCTCAATGACAGCGGCGCGGCGGCGATTGTGATCGTCTCCAACTTTGCGCATACCCTGGAAAAAGTGGTTGAGAAAACCCAGGTTAAGCACGTTATCCTGACGCGGATGGGCGATCAGCTCTCCACCGCCAAGGGAACGCTGGTCAACTTCGTGGTGAAGTACATCAAGCGACTGGTGCCAAAATACCACCTGCCGGACGCCATCTCGTTTCGTAGCGCCTTGCAGCAGGGCTATCGCATGCAGTATGTGAAGCCGGAAATCGTCGCTGAAGACCTGGCCTTCCTGCAGTACACCGGCGGCACCACCGGCGTGGCGAAAGGGGCGATGCTGACCCACCGCAACATGCTGGCGAATCTTGAGCAGGTTAACGCCACCTACGGCCCGCTGTTGCACCGCGGCAAAGAGCTGGTGGTGACCGCGCTGCCGTTGTACCACATCTTCGCGCTGACTATGAACTGCCTGCTGTTTATCGAACTGGGCGGGCAGAATCTGCTGATTACCAACCCGCGCGATATTCCTGGGTTGGTGAAAGAGCTGGCGAAATATCCCTTCACCGCGATGACCGGGGTAAACACCCTGTTTAACGCGTTGTTGAATAACAAAGAGTTCCAGCAGCTTGATTTCTCGTCGTTGCACCTTTCCGCTGGCGGCGGCATGCCGGTGCAGCAGGTGGTGGCGGAGCGTTGGGTGAAACTGACCGGGCAGTATCTGCTGGAAGGCTACGGCCTGACCGAGTGCTCGCCGTTGGTAAGCGTCAATCCGCATGATATCGACTATCATAGCGGCAGCATTGGCCTGCCAGTACCCTCAACCGAAGCTAAGCTGGTGGATGACGATGATAACGAAGTCGCGCCGGGCGAACCGGGCGAACTGTGCATCAAAGGACCGCAGGTGATGCTGGGTTACTGGCAACGCCCGGATGCCACCGATGAAATCATCAAAGACGGCTGGCTGCATACCGGCGATATTGCGGTGATGGATGATGAAGGTTTCCTGCGCATTGTCGATCGCAAAAAAGATATGATTCTGGTTTCCGGTTTCAACGTCTACCCGAACGAAATCGAAGATGTGGTGATGCAGCACTCCGGCGTGCAGGAAGTGGCCGCCGTTGGCGTACCGTCCGGCAGCAGCGGAGAAGCGGTGAAGATCTTCGTGGTGAAGAAAGACGCCACATTAACCGAGGAGGCGTTGGTGACGTTTTGCCGTCGTCACCTTACGGGTTATAAGGTACCGAAGCTGGTGGAGTTCCGCGATGAGTTGCCGAAATCCAACGTCGGTAAAATTTTACGACGAGAACTTCGTGACGAAGCCCGTGCTAAAGTAGACAATAAAGCCTAAGCAACGAGTGAGTCGCCTGACGCCGGCTAAGCCGGCGTTTTTTATGGGCGCAAGTTAAGAGAGTAAGATTTGAACTATCAGATGATCACCACCGACGATGGCCTGCGCGCTATCTGTGAAGCGGCAAGCGCGGCGCCCGCGGTTGCGCTGGATACCGAGTTTGTCCGTACCCGCACCTATTATCCGCAGCTCGGTTTGCTACAACTGTTCGACGGCAAACAGGTTTCTCTGATCGATCCGTTGACCATCAACGACTGGGCGCCGATGCGCGAGCTGTTGCTCAACCAGGATGTGACCAAATATCTGCATGCTGGCAGCGAAGATTTAGAAGTCTTCCTGAACGCGTTTAACCTGATGCCGCAACCGCTGATCGACACCCAGATCCTGGCGGCCTTCTGTGGGCGTCCGATGTCATGGGGCTTTGCCTCGATGGTTGAAGAGTATACCGGCGTCGCGTTGGATAAAAGCGAATCACGCACCGACTGGTTGGCGCGTCCGCTGACCGAACGTCAGTGCGAATACGCCGCTGCGGATGTCTGGTATCTGCTGCCGATCGCCAGCAAGTTGATGGCGGAAACTGACAGCGCGGGCTGGCTACCGGCGGCATTGAATGAGTGCCATCTGATGCAGCAGCGCCGCCAGGAAATCCTTGACCCGGCGGAAGCCTGGCGTGAAATCGGCAATGCCTGGCAGTTGCGTACGCGCCAGCTGGGCTGCCTACAGCTGCTGGCGGAGTGGCGTCTGCGCAAGGCGCGTGAACGTAACCTGGCGGTCAACTTCGTGGTACGCGAAGAGCATCTGTGGAGCGTGGCGCGTTATATGCCGGGCAGCCTTGGCGAGCTCGATAGCCTCGGTTTATCCGGTAGCGAAATTCGCTTCCATGGTAAAACGCTGATTAGCCTGGTTGAAAAGGCGCAGGCCCTGCCGGAGTCGGCGTTGCCCGAGCCGCTACAGAATCTGATCGATATGCCGGGCTACCGCAAAGCCTTTAAAGATATCAAGGCGCTGGTGCAGGACGTTAGCGTCGAGAAGGGCGTTAGCGCCGAACTGCTGGCTTCGCGCCGACAGATTAACCAGTTGCTGAACTGGCACTGGCAGCTGAAAACCAAAAATGGCGATCCGGAGCTGGTGTCCGGCTGGCGCGGCGAATTGATGGCCGATCGTCTGAAAACGCTGTTGAACGACTATCCGCGTTAATTCCTGGTGGAATTCAGTCAATAAAAAACCGGCCACGCACTGCGCTGCCGGTTTTTTTAACGGTGCGGTTAAGCGCCGTTAAGGGACAATAGGGTCAGGATTTCGACTCTTCAGCTTCCGGTAGGGTCACGTTCAGCTCCAGAATCGAAATATCACCATCGCGTTGTTCCAACTGCACGCTGACCATCTCCGGGTCGATCTGTACGTATTTACAAATCACATCCAGGATATCTTTGCGCAGCTGCGGCAGGTAATGCGGTTCCGCGTCGCCGCGGCGGCGCTCCGCGACGATGATTTGCAGGCGTTCTTTCGCAATGTTAGCCGTGTTCTTTTTTCGCGAGAGAAAAAAGTCGAGTAATGCCATAATTTATCCTCCGAACAGGCGTTTGAGGAAACCTTTCTTCTCTTCTTCAATGAAGCGGAAAGGACGTTCTTCTCCGAGCAGACGTTCCACGGTATCCGCATAGGCTTTACCGGCATCTGAGATGGTATCCAGAATCACCGGCTCGCCCTGGTTCGATGCACGCAGCACAGACTGATCTTCCGGAATCACGCCCACCAGATTGATGCGCAGAATTTCCAGCACGTCTTCCATGCTCAGCATGTCGCCTTTGTTCACGCGGCCAGGGTTGTAACGCGTCAGCAGCAGATGCTCTTTGATCGGCTCGTCGCCATTTTCCGCGCGGCGGGATTTGGACGCCAGAATGCCAAGGATACGGTCGGAGTCGCGTACGGAGGAGACTTCCGGGTTAGTGGTGATGATGGCTTCGTCAGCGAAATACAGCGCCATCAGCGCACCGGTTTCGATGCCTGCCGGGGAGTCGCAGACGATAAAATCAAAATCCATCTTTTTCAGTTCTTCAAGAACTTTATCTACGCCTTCGCGGGTCAGGGCGTCTTTATCACGCGTCTGAGAAGCCGGAAGGATATAGAGATTTTCAGTGCGCTTATCTTTGATCAGCGCCTGATTGAGGGTGGCATCGCCCTGGATTACGTTGACGAAGTCGTAAACCACCCGACGTTCGCAACCCATAATCAGGTCGAGGTTACGCAAGCCAATATCGAAGTCGATAACGACAGTTTTCTTTCCCTTCTGGGCCAAACCAGTAGCGATGGCCGCGCTGGAGGTGGTCTTACCAACGCCCCCTTTACCCGAAGTCACAACAATAATGCGTGCCATAGAAATTCCTTGTTAAAAAGGGATCAATTGAACGGTTGAATTGTCAAAGCGCCGTCGCCCAAACGCAGACGCGCCGCTTTGCCATAAAATTCAGCTGGGATGTTATCGCTCAGCCAATATTCCCCTGCGATGGACACCAGTTCCGCCGAGAGGTTAGTACAAAATATTTGGGCATCTCTGTCGCCGCTTGCGCCCGCGAGTGCGCGTCCCCGCATCATGCCATACACATGGATGTTACCATCGGCGATAAGTTCCGCCCCGGCGCTCACATGGTTTGTAACAATTAGATCACAGTGTGGCGCATAAATGCGCTGACCGGAACGTACCGGCAGGTCAATCAAACGCGTTTTTGTGATCGGTGTGGCAACTGGCGGCGGTACAACGGGTTCCGGCGGCGGCGCCTGACGGGCGGTTTTCTCTTTTCCTTCCGTCAGTAGCGGGATCCCGGCGCGGTCAATTTCCGTTTTCAGACGGGAGATTTTACAACCGCTCACGCCCATGATGCGTAAACCGGTGGCGACGATGGCCTCATGCATCGGGCGCCAGTCGACGCTTTCTTCGATGCTGCTGACATTGACCACGACCGGCGCGTGACGTAAAAAAGCGGGAGCCTGGGCGATTTTGTCTTCTAACGCCTGACGAATAACCTCGGGATTTGCATCGTGCATATGAACGACAGATAAAGTGAAGCTACTGCCCTTAAGTTCGATTGGCGTATTTGACATCCTGGCCTTACTCAATTTGCTGTTTATCATCCGCCGAAGTGCGGTGATATTCCGAAGACTAAAAGGCATGTTATAGTCACTCATATATTGAGGCAAGTGACCACGGGTCTAATTCCGAGTAAAACTATGTTTTGTGTGATCTATCGAAGTACTAAACGTGAACAAACCTATTTATATGTCGAAAAAAAGGACGATTTCTCGCGCGTTCCGCCAGAGCTCATGTCCAGTTTCGGCACGCCGCAGATGACCATGCTGCTGCCGCTCGACGGGCGGAAGACGCTGGCTAACGCTGACCTCGATAAAGTAAAACAAGCGCTCACCGAGCAGGGCTATTATCTTCAGCTTCCTCCCCCTCCTGAGAATTTACTTAAGAAACACCTCGCGGAACAGGGGAATAAATCCGATTAACCCATTGAGGGACACGAATGTACCAACATCACAACTGGCAGGGTGAGTTACTGGACTTTCCAGTGAGCAAAGTGGTTTGCGTCGGCAGTAATTACGCAAAACATATTAAGGAGATGGGCAGCGCGACGCCGGAAGAGCCGGTGCTGTTTATTAAACCTGAAACGGCGCTATGCGATATCCGCCAGCCGTTGGTGCTTCCTGAAGGATTAGGGTCGGTGCACCATGAGGTTGAACTGGCGGTACTGATTGGCAGCACCCTGCGCCAGGCGACCGAAGAGCATGTGCAGAAGGCGATTGCCGGCTACGGCGTGGCGCTGGATCTGACGCTGCGTGATATTCAGGGCAAGATGAAAAAGGCGGGGCAACCGTGGGAGAAGGCGAAAGGCTTCGATAATGCCTGCCCGATTTCCGGCTTTATTCCTGCCGCCGAGTTTCACGGCGACCCGCAAAATACGCCGTTAAGCCTGAAGATTAATGGCGACGTCCGCCAGCAGGGGACGACCGCCGATATGATTCATAAAATCGTGCCGTTGATTGCCTACATGTCGCGCTTCTTCACTCTCAAAGCCGGCGATATTATCCTGACCGGAACGCCGGAAGGGGTTGGCCCGCTGAGTAGCGGCGATGAGCTGGAAGTCGGTTTCAATGGCCTGACGTTGTCTACCCGCGTGCTGTAACGTCCGCTTGCCGCCTTTTGAGGCGGCAAAACTTGCATCGGCGTGCCAGACTGGTTATAAGGTGCAACCTGATTTTTGATGTGGACATCCCGATGAGCGAATTACCTTTCTGGCAAAGTAAAACCCTTGATGAAATGACCGACGCCGAATGGGAGTCGTTGTGCGACGGCTGCGGGCAGTGCTGCCTGCACAAGCTGATGGATGAAGACACCGATGAAATTTACTTCACCAACGTTGCCTGTAAGCAGCTCAATATCAAAACCTGCCAGTGTCGTAACTATGAACGCCGCTTCGAATATGAACCAGACTGTATCAAGCTAACGCGTGACAACCTGCCGACCTTTGAGTGGCTACCGCACACCTGCGCCTATCGCCTGCTGGCGGAGGGCAAGCCGCTGCCGCACTGGCACCCGCTGATTACCGGTTCCAAAGCGGCCATGCACGGCGAGCGTATTTCGGTGCGCCATATTGCGGTGAAAGAATCTGAGGTAAGGGACTGGCAGGACCACATTTTAAATAAACCGGAATGGGCTGATTGAGCCCCGTGCCATGAAATAAGAAAGTGCCATACGGCTATAAAGCGGCGGGCGCGTGGCGTGGTAATCGTTGTGCGCCCGCTGCTGTTTCAAGCGTTTTACTGATAGTTAATCTTAATAATAAGACTTTTGCTAAATGGTCCGTCCTCGATATCTTTCGTCGGATTTTTCGTTAATTCAGCGATATAGTCATGGGTAACCACGGTTGTTGACTCGCCCGGAACATAGGTCGCAAAGGCGGCGTACTGGTTATATTCCACATCGCGGTGGGTGGTAGTGTCCAATATACGCATCAGCAGTCCGTTCCCCATATCCAAATGCGTAGCGTCATAGAGCGTATCATCGGTATAAAAACTGGTTGTTACGTCAAACTGTTCCGTACAGCCTGCAGCCTGATCTTTAACGGTTGAAACGCTGAAGGGCTGTCTCGGTGGACTTGTTGCGACCAGAGTGGAGATTACCTGCCCAAAATCAACGTTCTGACTCTCGGGATCAATCCTTATATCCACGCTGCAATCGAGAAAGTGGATATTGTCGAGGCCATCAATATAGTACCGGAGGTTATGGGTCGATGATGTATCCACCTGACCCTGTCCATCAAACTGCAATACGTTGATTGGCCCGAAATCGTAGATTGTCTTGTCATCCGGTGGAAAAGCCTTGAGTTTGGCGTATAAACGAAAGCGGGCGGGGAAGGTGATGTTTTTTTGTAGCGTGGTGCCGTTACAGTCAGGAGCGTGGTACGCCTTGCTGCTATCACTGTATCTGTCCATACACGTATGAGTTGGAATGCCCTCGCGTATCCCTTCGTGGTCGGCGCCATTGTAGGTAACCCCAAAGGTAAAATAGGGATTATTCAACACATCCGATCCATTAAGCTCGGGTAATTTAACCCAGGCATAAACCTCTTCTGTCGTCTCTATTATTCTCCAGCCCGAGGCATTTTGGCAATAAACGGTAATATTAATATCGGGACTTTCCCATATTTTCTTACCGATCTGGGCATCGTTTGGGATCGTAAAGGCGGGAAGCGTGGCCGTGACGCTGGTAAGGCCTCCCGCGTTGTTTTGATAACATTCAACCGCCCATGCAGGGGCGATGAAAAGAGCCAGCAGCAAACAGCAGAGCCGAAATAACGTATTCATTACTTAGACCTTTTTCACTGATTCGTTGTGACAGACAAGCTGTACGGAATTGCAACTCACTTTAAACATATTTAATCCACCGTAATCACCGATTAGCCCGATCTGAAAATTAGCCGGTAAATTTTTAATCGTCTGTGAGGTTTCGCTAAACGGTTCCACCATCATGCCCTCTGTATTGGGCAGCAGCGTTTTTCCGTTGGTGCCGATATAGCCAACGGTAATAAAATAAGCTGATTTATTTTTTATGGTCAGCCCAGTTGCGGAGCGGCTAATATCGAATTGACCAATCAGATTAAGCTGACCTTCGGCAACTTGAATAGCCTTTGGTCGCCAGAACACCTTAAGGCGACTCTGCATAGCAATCTGCATGGTGTTTTTCTTTTCCGAGCGAGGAGGAACTTCGCGAATATTATAGTAAAACAGCGTTTCACGGTCAGCTGGCAACTGCGCCAGCGTGGGTTGCGGCATGAGTCGAATCTGCGCTTGCTCTCCTCCCTCCAGGCGCAATAGTGGCGGGATAGCGGTAATATAGTTGCGCGACTTTTTCCCCGCTTTATCTTCAATCCACGACTGGGCGAGATAGGGAACGGTGGGGCTTTGGTTAGTCAGACGTACGGAGACACTTTTATCCGATTGATTAAATATAATGCGTGTTCTGTCGGGAGATACAGCGGCGTTGGCGACAAAGCAGGCGCTAAGTAAACACAATAATCCTTTATTGAGTAGCATAACTTTCATTATTATCATCCTGAATTAATGTTGATATTTGCACGGTATAATCACCGCCTGTCCGTCAAGATTGCTGTGGTTCGGCGGCGTAATTTCACACGTTTTATTATTCCATTGCAGCGTAAGAGTGCTGTTTTCATGGACGCCGCTGAGATATACAAACCCGTCATCGGCGACGAGCCCCATGTCGCGCCCGGTGTCTTTATCGGTAATGCTGACGCCCAAAGGTGGATATTGGCCGTCAGGAAGGCGAATAACGCCAACAATCTGATAGCCTTTTATCGCCTTCAACGGCATATAGCCAATAGCGCCTTCGGTTAGCGTGGTGCGAATGATCGAGTTGTTGACATCGACACCTTCAGGCAGGTTGTTACTGTTGACGGCTACCGTGGCCGTGGTGTAATTACCGACAGAAGGCACGACGGAAATGCCAAATATATTTGTCACGCTACGGTTGTTATTCACTTCAATGCCGGAAACACCATCGGCATCAACCATCACGCGGGATGTATTGCCTGGGCTATAGTCGTGGAGTGCTGCGCCGTATCGCGTGGCGGTGAGCGAGCCGCTCCAGCCTGCGCCAAACGATCGATAGTTGCTTGGTTGCACGGATCCGTTAACGTTGAAACGCCCGTAGGGTGAGTAGTGTTGGTAATAGCTGCGGACCGCAGATTTTGCGGTGGTTAATTCATGATCGGTACCGGTGACGGAGAGGTTCCAGTTGTTGTTTCTGTCGGAACCGTCGTAGTAGGTGGCGGTTTGCGTGGCTGCGTCATCACCATAGCGCTGCAGGCTATAGGTAACATTGCGACTGTGTTCCAAAGGAAGCGTGAAGGAGAAATAGAACTGATTCTCGTCATAATCGTCAGCGCGTACGCGACCTATGGATAACGAAGCGGAAATATCCTTGAAGTCGCCAATATCAAAGCTGTGGCTGATGGAAAGTGAGTAGTTGGTATTTGCCGTGCTGTCCCAATATGTGTTGCGCGTGATGTTGAAATAGGTGTTCAGCTTCATCTGATCGATAAACTGGTTAAAAGAGAGAACATAACTCTCCTTTTCATTCTCATAGTTGTTGTCTCCATCGCGTGAATTGATAAATTCGTTCATGGTGACGTAGTCTTTGTCAGAAAAACGGTAGCCTGCGAAGGTGATCTGACTATTGGTTTCTTCAAAGCGTTTGGAATAATTGGCTCGATAGCTGAAGCCGCGCTGCTGATTCCCGTCCTGATTGTGCAGATTAGCCTTGGCTCCGGTAACATCAAAAGATAGCGAGCCGAATTGATTCAGGTTAAAACCCACGCCGCCGGTTAGCGCTTGATAGTCATCAGCGGTCAGAATAGCGCCGCCATACAATGAAAC includes these proteins:
- the fadD gene encoding long-chain-fatty-acid--CoA ligase FadD, which translates into the protein MKKVWLNRYPADVPAEINPDRYQSLVELFEHATTRYADQPAFINMGEVMTYRKLEERSRAFAAYLQQGLGLQKGDRVALMMPNLLQYPVALFGVLRAGMIAVNVNPLYTPRELEHQLNDSGAAAIVIVSNFAHTLEKVVEKTQVKHVILTRMGDQLSTAKGTLVNFVVKYIKRLVPKYHLPDAISFRSALQQGYRMQYVKPEIVAEDLAFLQYTGGTTGVAKGAMLTHRNMLANLEQVNATYGPLLHRGKELVVTALPLYHIFALTMNCLLFIELGGQNLLITNPRDIPGLVKELAKYPFTAMTGVNTLFNALLNNKEFQQLDFSSLHLSAGGGMPVQQVVAERWVKLTGQYLLEGYGLTECSPLVSVNPHDIDYHSGSIGLPVPSTEAKLVDDDDNEVAPGEPGELCIKGPQVMLGYWQRPDATDEIIKDGWLHTGDIAVMDDEGFLRIVDRKKDMILVSGFNVYPNEIEDVVMQHSGVQEVAAVGVPSGSSGEAVKIFVVKKDATLTEEALVTFCRRHLTGYKVPKLVEFRDELPKSNVGKILRRELRDEARAKVDNKA
- the rnd gene encoding ribonuclease D; translation: MITTDDGLRAICEAASAAPAVALDTEFVRTRTYYPQLGLLQLFDGKQVSLIDPLTINDWAPMRELLLNQDVTKYLHAGSEDLEVFLNAFNLMPQPLIDTQILAAFCGRPMSWGFASMVEEYTGVALDKSESRTDWLARPLTERQCEYAAADVWYLLPIASKLMAETDSAGWLPAALNECHLMQQRRQEILDPAEAWREIGNAWQLRTRQLGCLQLLAEWRLRKARERNLAVNFVVREEHLWSVARYMPGSLGELDSLGLSGSEIRFHGKTLISLVEKAQALPESALPEPLQNLIDMPGYRKAFKDIKALVQDVSVEKGVSAELLASRRQINQLLNWHWQLKTKNGDPELVSGWRGELMADRLKTLLNDYPR
- the minE gene encoding cell division topological specificity factor MinE; amino-acid sequence: MALLDFFLSRKKNTANIAKERLQIIVAERRRGDAEPHYLPQLRKDILDVICKYVQIDPEMVSVQLEQRDGDISILELNVTLPEAEESKS
- the minD gene encoding septum site-determining protein MinD, which translates into the protein MARIIVVTSGKGGVGKTTSSAAIATGLAQKGKKTVVIDFDIGLRNLDLIMGCERRVVYDFVNVIQGDATLNQALIKDKRTENLYILPASQTRDKDALTREGVDKVLEELKKMDFDFIVCDSPAGIETGALMALYFADEAIITTNPEVSSVRDSDRILGILASKSRRAENGDEPIKEHLLLTRYNPGRVNKGDMLSMEDVLEILRINLVGVIPEDQSVLRASNQGEPVILDTISDAGKAYADTVERLLGEERPFRFIEEEKKGFLKRLFGG
- the minC gene encoding septum site-determining protein MinC, producing the protein MSNTPIELKGSSFTLSVVHMHDANPEVIRQALEDKIAQAPAFLRHAPVVVNVSSIEESVDWRPMHEAIVATGLRIMGVSGCKISRLKTEIDRAGIPLLTEGKEKTARQAPPPEPVVPPPVATPITKTRLIDLPVRSGQRIYAPHCDLIVTNHVSAGAELIADGNIHVYGMMRGRALAGASGDRDAQIFCTNLSAELVSIAGEYWLSDNIPAEFYGKAARLRLGDGALTIQPFN
- a CDS encoding YcgL domain-containing protein, producing the protein MFCVIYRSTKREQTYLYVEKKDDFSRVPPELMSSFGTPQMTMLLPLDGRKTLANADLDKVKQALTEQGYYLQLPPPPENLLKKHLAEQGNKSD
- a CDS encoding fumarylacetoacetate hydrolase family protein, producing MYQHHNWQGELLDFPVSKVVCVGSNYAKHIKEMGSATPEEPVLFIKPETALCDIRQPLVLPEGLGSVHHEVELAVLIGSTLRQATEEHVQKAIAGYGVALDLTLRDIQGKMKKAGQPWEKAKGFDNACPISGFIPAAEFHGDPQNTPLSLKINGDVRQQGTTADMIHKIVPLIAYMSRFFTLKAGDIILTGTPEGVGPLSSGDELEVGFNGLTLSTRVL
- a CDS encoding YcgN family cysteine cluster protein; its protein translation is MSELPFWQSKTLDEMTDAEWESLCDGCGQCCLHKLMDEDTDEIYFTNVACKQLNIKTCQCRNYERRFEYEPDCIKLTRDNLPTFEWLPHTCAYRLLAEGKPLPHWHPLITGSKAAMHGERISVRHIAVKESEVRDWQDHILNKPEWAD
- a CDS encoding pilus assembly protein — translated: MNTLFRLCCLLLALFIAPAWAVECYQNNAGGLTSVTATLPAFTIPNDAQIGKKIWESPDINITVYCQNASGWRIIETTEEVYAWVKLPELNGSDVLNNPYFTFGVTYNGADHEGIREGIPTHTCMDRYSDSSKAYHAPDCNGTTLQKNITFPARFRLYAKLKAFPPDDKTIYDFGPINVLQFDGQGQVDTSSTHNLRYYIDGLDNIHFLDCSVDIRIDPESQNVDFGQVISTLVATSPPRQPFSVSTVKDQAAGCTEQFDVTTSFYTDDTLYDATHLDMGNGLLMRILDTTTHRDVEYNQYAAFATYVPGESTTVVTHDYIAELTKNPTKDIEDGPFSKSLIIKINYQ
- a CDS encoding molecular chaperone yields the protein MIIMKVMLLNKGLLCLLSACFVANAAVSPDRTRIIFNQSDKSVSVRLTNQSPTVPYLAQSWIEDKAGKKSRNYITAIPPLLRLEGGEQAQIRLMPQPTLAQLPADRETLFYYNIREVPPRSEKKNTMQIAMQSRLKVFWRPKAIQVAEGQLNLIGQFDISRSATGLTIKNKSAYFITVGYIGTNGKTLLPNTEGMMVEPFSETSQTIKNLPANFQIGLIGDYGGLNMFKVSCNSVQLVCHNESVKKV
- a CDS encoding fimbrial biogenesis outer membrane usher protein — translated: MIDAEDRQNIDLSQFEKKGYIPAGTYQVRVQINNNILPPTYNLEWMESNNENGSFPCFSPARLTEFGFADEFIHSLPPTGENGCVDLSHKPELKAQLNRSSMVLMLTVPQAWLKYHAKNWTPPEYWDNGIAGLLLDYNLYTSTYNPNHGDSTQSFSSYGTLGFNLGAWRLRSDYQYSQSFIKNESTGVTRSLPQTYLFRPMPSLAAKFTTGQYDLRSDLYDTFHFTGASLESDDQMLPPDLRGYAPQISGIAQTNAKVTVAQNGRTLYQTTVPPGPFTISDLGSALQGQLDVTVEEEDGRKSSFQVGSASLPFLTRKGLARYKTSVGKPTSSTHNDINNPTFWTGEVSWGWLNDVSLYGGAILTADDYQALTGGVGFNLNQFGSLSFDVTGAKANLHNQDGNQQRGFSYRANYSKRFEETNSQITFAGYRFSDKDYVTMNEFINSRDGDNNYENEKESYVLSFNQFIDQMKLNTYFNITRNTYWDSTANTNYSLSISHSFDIGDFKDISASLSIGRVRADDYDENQFYFSFTLPLEHSRNVTYSLQRYGDDAATQTATYYDGSDRNNNWNLSVTGTDHELTTAKSAVRSYYQHYSPYGRFNVNGSVQPSNYRSFGAGWSGSLTATRYGAALHDYSPGNTSRVMVDADGVSGIEVNNNRSVTNIFGISVVPSVGNYTTATVAVNSNNLPEGVDVNNSIIRTTLTEGAIGYMPLKAIKGYQIVGVIRLPDGQYPPLGVSITDKDTGRDMGLVADDGFVYLSGVHENSTLTLQWNNKTCEITPPNHSNLDGQAVIIPCKYQH